The DNA region TCCCGCGCACACCTACGGTGACACCAAGATCCCCGCCTTCACGGGCAACTCGCGCCATCCATGGACCATCATTGACAGGATGCGCCGCGGCGCGGACATTCTGGTTCCAGGCGACGGCACCGCGCTGTGGACCGTCACCCACGCGTCGGATGTCGCCGCGGGCATCAGGGGCCTCCTGGACACCGACGCCTCGCGGGGACTCGCGGTTCACATCACGTCGGATACGGCGCTCACGTGGACCGGCATCTACCGCGCGCTCGCGCATGCGGCGGGGCTGAGCGACGCCCAATTCGAGTCCCAAGTGGTGCACGTACCGTCCGATGCACTCATCGCGGCCGTCCCTTCTCAGGCTGGTTCCATCAGAGGCGACAAGATGCATTGCGCCGTCTACGACACGTCGCTGCTGAGATCCCTGGTGCCCGGGTGGGAAGCGGAGACCACCTTCGCAGAGGGCATCGGGAATGCGATCAGAGCGTTCGAGGCGCACCCCGAGTGGCAAACGATCGACGACGAGGCGAATGCCATGTTCGACAGGCTCGGCGCGATCTACCGAGGCGCCCTTCGTTCCGCGGCCATCGGCTGAGACGTATGCCCCATGGCGCGCCTTGTTGCGGTGTGGGAACCTGAGCGCATGCAGCGAATCAAGGGGGCCCTTGTGGTCCTTGTCGGCCTCACGCTTGGGGGATGCTCGGGCGCCTCCACCGCGAATACCGCTTCGAGCACGCCGACCTCGCTCCCGTCGGTGGCGGCCGCCGTGCCCTCTGCCACCCCATCCGATTCGGCCTCACCGACGCCCGTCCCATCGACTTCGGCGCCCGCCACCACACAGACCACACACACCGCGCCCCCTGTCACCGCTCAAGGCGACCCTTGCACCGATCCGAGCGTCAGCTTCGATGGGCTCGCAGGCATCGACTTCGATCGCTACGCGAAGATATGTCTCGGCATGTCGTTCGCCGCAGCGTCGGCCGCGATGCCAGGGCCGCCCGTCAACGGCGAATCGGTGTGCCCGTGGTACGCCCTATTGCTCACGGTCCAGGATCCCGGGCTGTATGTGGCTGCTATCACGCGACCCGACAATCCCGGCGCCGCGATCTCCATGTTCCGCATGACGTGGGAGGGAGACCCTGCTGCGGCCGCAGCCTTCGGGGCCCCCAAAACGGTGAAGGGCATCTCCGTCGGTTCGACGACGGCCGAGGTAACCACGGCGTATCCCGCCGCGACAGCCATCTCCATCAATGACATCGCGCGAGGTGCGAGAACTCAACTCGTTGTCGCCGGCCCCGGCGGCACCTCTCTCGTCTTCGACGTGACCTCGGGCATGGTGAGCGACATGTACTGGGGCACGGGCATTTCACAAGGCGTCAGCGGCGAACTCTGCAACGCGTGACGGCCCGCCACGTCCCTCCGTCGCTCTCGAGGCATCCATAGGGAAGCGAGAGTGAGATAACTCCTCGCAGCGGTTGAATCGCTTCACTCGACGCCCAAGATGAGGTACAGTACCGGGATCGTCGAATCGTTTCGATGGATTGCCAAACGGACTGAGGGAGCCCGCTGTGCGCGTGTTGTTTGTCGGGGGAACAGGATTGATTTCTTCGGCGGTGTCGCCGCTCGTCGTGTCGCGAGGACACGACCTCACCCTGATCAATAGGGGCACATCGCTCAAGGCCAACGCCCCAGAAGGTGCGCGCACCATCGTGGCCGACGTCAACGACACCGAGGCGTTCCGTGCGGCGATCAAGGCGGACGTGGCAGCCCACGGTGAATACGACTCCGTGGTCCAGTGGATCGGTTTCGACCCCGACCACATCAGCCGCGACATCGAGACGTTCTCGGGGATCACCAAGCAGTATGTCTTTATCTCGTCCGCGTCGGCTTACGAGACCCCTCCCGGCTTCTACATCACGCACGAAGACTCGACACCTCTGACCAACCCTTACTGGAAGTACAGCAGGGACAAGGCCGAATCGGAGGCGCGACTCCGCGTCGCCTACGGCGAAACCGGCTTCCCGTACACCGTTGTGCGGCCGTCACACACGTACGCGCGAACCGACATCCCCGCCGCGATCAACTCGTGGACGCACCCGTGGACCGTCGTCGACCGCATGGAGCGCGGCGCACCGATCCTCATGCATGGAGACGGCACGAGCCTGTGGACCGTGACGGATCACAGGGACTTCGCGTTCGCCTTCGTCGGTCTCTTGGGCAACGAGAAGGCGATCGCGGACGAGTTCCACATCACGTCGGACGACGTCTTGAGTTGGAATCAGATCAACGCGGCCATCGCGAGCGCCGCAGGCCTCGATCCCGAGCGCGTTTACGAGCAGACCGTGTTTATCCCCACCGATCTCCTCGTCCGTTTCGACAGAGAAGCCTTCGAGGGCCCCATCAAGGGCGACAAGGCGAATGCCGCAATCTTCGACAACTCCAAGGTGCGCTCGCTTGTCCCCGGCTACCGCCCGCAGCACCGCTTCGAAGACTCGATCCACGAGTCGATCGAGTGGTTCATGGAGAAGCCGGAGCGGCGCAGCGTCGACGCCGCAGCCAACGCCCTGTACGACGATGTTTCCGCGCGCTTCCTTCGCGGCGTAGGAACAATGTTCTCGTAGCGCTGCTTGCGCTTCCTTGAGTTCTACCGCTTCATCGCCGAGGCGACGTAGTCGAGAAGCTTCTCCCACGCCTCGACAAATGATTGGACGCCTTCGTCCTCGAGCTGCTTGGTGACGGCATCGATGGACACTCCCGCATCCTCGACGGCCTTGATCGCCGCCCTCGCCGCGTCGTACGTTCCCGTGACGGTGTCCCAGTCGCCCTCGTGAACAGCGCCGTGGTCGGCCTCGGCTTCCAGCGTTCCCATGGGCATCGTGTTCACGACGCCGCGGGTCACCAACTCATCCACATACATGGTGTCTGGGTAGTCGGGGTTCTTTACCGAAGTCGACGCCCACAACGGGCGCTGCGGCTGGGCGCCCTCCTTCTCAAGCGCCAGGTATCGGGCGCCGGCCAACGTGTGCTCGTGGATCTCCATGGCGAGCCTCGCGTTGGCGACCGCGGCTTTGCCACGTACGGGGCTCCCGTCCCCGAGGGCCTTGTCGACCTTTGTGTCGACCCTGCTCACGAAGAATGAGGCAACGGAACGGATCGAGGAGAGGTCAATTCCCGCCTTGTGAGCCTGCTCCAGGCCGGAAAGGTAAGCGTCGATGACCTCGCGGTAGCGGTCGAGGGCGAAGATGAGGGTCACGTTGACGCTGATTCCCTCGGCGATCGCCGCGGTAATGGCCGGAAGGCCCTCGCGCGTCGCCGGGATCTTGATCATGACGTTGGGTCGGTCAACGAGCCACCACAGTTGACGGGCCTCCGCGATGGTCGCGGCCGTATTGCGCGCAAGACGAGGGTCGACCTCGATCGAAACCCGACCGTCCATGCCGCCCGACGCATCGTAAGCGGGACGCAACACATCGCAAGCGTCGCGAACATCGGCCGTGGTAATCATCCGTACGGCCTCGTCCACGGACACGCCGCGCTCGGCGAGGTCGCTGATCTGGTCGTCGTACATGTCAGAGCCCGAGACGGCCTTGGCGAAGATGCTGGGGTTGGTCGTGACTCCGACGACGTTTCGTTCGGCGACGTCCGCGGTGAGCGCTCCCGAACGAAGCCTGTCCCTGCCCAATTCGTCGAGCCAGATTGACACTCCCGCTGCGGCGAGCGCTTGGAGGGGAGAGTTCTTCAGTGTTGCAGTGGCCATCGCGTGCTCCTTTGATCGACAAAGATTGATCGACGGAGGGCGTGTCATCGAGATTCCGCGAGTGGTTCCCGCGGCCGTCCGGTAAACCGCTATCCGGCTAGCCCTTCGCTTCGGCAACGAACGACACCAGCCATTCGATTCCTGCGCCCCCAAGCCTGACCCAGATCATGCCTCGGGCGAAACTGGTAGCGAGCACTTCGTGGAGCGGCCTACTGTCGAATGGTGGGCGCCTGACGCCCCGAGCCGTGTCCCCAACAGCGCTTGTACCCAAGAGCGCTACCCAAGCGCG from Demequina lutea includes:
- a CDS encoding NAD-dependent epimerase/dehydratase family protein, producing MRILIVGGTGLISSAFARECEDRDDDLTLITRGVHGSAGTPASSKVIHADATDAGALRSALQGARLRRERWDAVVQFVAFAPERVAEDVVTFAPLTDRYVLIATSAAYTTVEHFQMLTEDTPLENNEWDYAQAKIACEDVLRNDAPAAGLDFTIVRPAHTYGDTKIPAFTGNSRHPWTIIDRMRRGADILVPGDGTALWTVTHASDVAAGIRGLLDTDASRGLAVHITSDTALTWTGIYRALAHAAGLSDAQFESQVVHVPSDALIAAVPSQAGSIRGDKMHCAVYDTSLLRSLVPGWEAETTFAEGIGNAIRAFEAHPEWQTIDDEANAMFDRLGAIYRGALRSAAIG
- a CDS encoding NAD-dependent epimerase/dehydratase family protein, which codes for MRVLFVGGTGLISSAVSPLVVSRGHDLTLINRGTSLKANAPEGARTIVADVNDTEAFRAAIKADVAAHGEYDSVVQWIGFDPDHISRDIETFSGITKQYVFISSASAYETPPGFYITHEDSTPLTNPYWKYSRDKAESEARLRVAYGETGFPYTVVRPSHTYARTDIPAAINSWTHPWTVVDRMERGAPILMHGDGTSLWTVTDHRDFAFAFVGLLGNEKAIADEFHITSDDVLSWNQINAAIASAAGLDPERVYEQTVFIPTDLLVRFDREAFEGPIKGDKANAAIFDNSKVRSLVPGYRPQHRFEDSIHESIEWFMEKPERRSVDAAANALYDDVSARFLRGVGTMFS
- the tal gene encoding transaldolase, coding for MATATLKNSPLQALAAAGVSIWLDELGRDRLRSGALTADVAERNVVGVTTNPSIFAKAVSGSDMYDDQISDLAERGVSVDEAVRMITTADVRDACDVLRPAYDASGGMDGRVSIEVDPRLARNTAATIAEARQLWWLVDRPNVMIKIPATREGLPAITAAIAEGISVNVTLIFALDRYREVIDAYLSGLEQAHKAGIDLSSIRSVASFFVSRVDTKVDKALGDGSPVRGKAAVANARLAMEIHEHTLAGARYLALEKEGAQPQRPLWASTSVKNPDYPDTMYVDELVTRGVVNTMPMGTLEAEADHGAVHEGDWDTVTGTYDAARAAIKAVEDAGVSIDAVTKQLEDEGVQSFVEAWEKLLDYVASAMKR